In a single window of the Gracilimonas sp. genome:
- the cysN gene encoding sulfate adenylyltransferase subunit CysN produces the protein MSESNGQSNNPNTDNKYLDMDLLRFTTAGSVDDGKSTLIGRLFYDSKSIFEDQMEAIEKSSKSSGEENVNLALLTDGLKAEREQKITIDVAYRYFATPKRKFIIADTPGHTQYTRNMVTGASTADLAIILVDASKGLLTQSRRHAFISSLLRIPHLVVAVNKMDLVGYDEKVFNEIVGEFRSFAKKLNVSDITYIPISALKGDNVVEKSDNTDWYNGSTLLHHLETVKVDASDNIVDFRFPVQYVIRPNQNFRGFSGRVASGHVRPGDEVTVLPSGLSSKVKRIVTRDEDLDIAYPGDSITLTIEDEIDTSRGDMIVRKNNVPAVSNEFEAYICWMNEKDMELNKQYVLQHTTRTVQVFMEDLLYRMNVDSLTREDATKLGLNEIGRVKLKTSQPIFYDPYQVNQKTGSFIIIDPATNVTIGAGMIRAGSTESKSSKDTSEAGIKDKKTRQKSPNVVWEPWNIPRELREKRNGHKAQLLWFTGISGAGKSTIAKELERKLWEEGKQTVLLDGDQVRHGLNGDLGFSPADRTENIRRVGEVARLFFEHGNIVLCTFVSPYTEDREAAKQLFPEGDFKEIHITCDPKTAQERDPKGLYKKAQEGEITGLTGYDADYEVSEDPALTIDTDSISVDEAVEEILKLIQE, from the coding sequence ATGAGCGAAAGCAACGGACAATCAAACAACCCTAACACTGATAATAAATACCTGGATATGGATCTGCTCCGGTTTACTACAGCCGGAAGTGTGGATGATGGAAAAAGCACGCTGATCGGGCGGCTGTTCTACGATTCAAAATCTATCTTTGAAGATCAGATGGAAGCCATTGAAAAATCCAGTAAGAGTAGCGGTGAAGAGAACGTTAACCTTGCATTGTTAACCGATGGTTTAAAAGCAGAACGTGAGCAGAAAATTACCATTGATGTTGCGTACCGTTATTTTGCAACTCCAAAGCGAAAATTCATTATTGCCGATACCCCGGGTCATACTCAGTATACCCGAAATATGGTCACTGGCGCATCTACAGCCGATTTAGCCATTATCCTTGTTGATGCTTCAAAAGGATTATTGACACAGTCCCGCCGGCATGCTTTCATTTCGTCGCTGCTCAGGATTCCACATTTGGTGGTAGCCGTAAATAAAATGGATTTGGTGGGGTATGATGAAAAAGTGTTTAATGAGATCGTTGGAGAATTCAGAAGTTTTGCCAAGAAACTGAATGTAAGCGATATCACGTACATTCCGATATCGGCTTTGAAAGGCGATAATGTTGTAGAAAAAAGCGACAACACAGATTGGTACAACGGTTCTACATTATTGCACCATCTGGAAACCGTAAAAGTAGATGCTTCTGATAATATTGTAGACTTTCGTTTCCCGGTTCAATATGTGATTCGCCCGAATCAGAACTTCAGGGGATTCTCTGGCAGGGTGGCTTCAGGGCACGTCCGGCCGGGAGATGAAGTTACGGTGCTTCCATCCGGACTTTCATCAAAAGTGAAGAGAATTGTAACCCGGGATGAAGATCTTGACATTGCGTATCCGGGAGATTCTATTACCCTCACCATTGAGGACGAAATTGATACCAGCCGTGGGGATATGATTGTCCGAAAGAATAACGTGCCGGCGGTCAGCAATGAATTCGAAGCTTACATTTGCTGGATGAATGAGAAGGACATGGAGCTGAACAAGCAATATGTGCTGCAACATACTACACGTACAGTACAGGTTTTTATGGAAGACCTGCTCTATCGAATGAATGTGGATTCATTGACCCGTGAAGATGCTACTAAATTAGGACTGAATGAAATTGGTCGCGTAAAACTAAAAACCAGCCAGCCTATTTTCTATGATCCTTATCAGGTAAACCAGAAAACCGGTAGTTTTATCATTATTGACCCGGCTACCAATGTGACTATAGGTGCTGGAATGATTCGGGCAGGTTCAACAGAATCCAAATCTTCAAAAGACACTTCTGAAGCTGGCATTAAAGACAAGAAAACCCGGCAAAAATCTCCAAATGTAGTTTGGGAACCCTGGAATATTCCCCGCGAATTACGGGAGAAAAGAAATGGCCATAAGGCGCAGCTTCTCTGGTTTACCGGAATTTCCGGAGCAGGCAAGAGTACGATTGCCAAAGAGCTGGAAAGAAAGCTTTGGGAAGAAGGCAAACAAACGGTGCTTCTTGATGGAGATCAGGTGCGCCATGGACTAAATGGTGATCTTGGATTTAGCCCTGCTGACAGAACCGAGAATATACGTCGTGTTGGCGAAGTAGCCCGATTATTCTTTGAACACGGCAACATCGTGCTTTGCACCTTTGTATCGCCTTATACGGAAGACCGTGAAGCGGCTAAGCAACTATTTCCTGAAGGAGATTTCAAGGAAATTCATATCACATGTGATCCAAAAACTGCCCAGGAAAGAGACCCTAAAGGCTTGTATAAAAAAGCTCAGGAAGGCGAGATCACTGGCCTGACAGGCTACGATGCGGATTATGAAGTATCAGAAGACCCGGCTTTAACGATCGACACAGATTCAATTTCTGTGGATGAAGCGGTTGAAGAAATTCTGAAGCTAATACAGGAATAA
- a CDS encoding glycine betaine ABC transporter substrate-binding protein, whose product MRTNNRIWNMLSKLGIFVLAFGLITACSQKSENETKTADLVYVNWAEGIAYTNLAKVVLEDKMDYEVEITSAGVGPAYTAVANGDSDAFMETWLPTLHADYVEQYKEDIVDLGTVYEGTQSGLVVPAYVEINKISELNAVRNQFNGEITGIDAGAGIMKTTNEVIEDYNLDYELIQSSGPAMTSALKKAYENQEPIVVTGWKPHWMFGSFDLKFLEQDEDMMKWKTGSIHIMGRKNLEEDKPELAAFLTNMHLTDAELADLMVQINESDMSEEEVAKEWLTNNEDVVADWIPEDEMQAGM is encoded by the coding sequence ATGAGAACGAATAACAGAATATGGAACATGCTATCAAAGCTGGGGATATTCGTCCTGGCTTTTGGGCTGATTACAGCATGTAGTCAAAAATCAGAAAATGAAACCAAAACAGCCGACTTAGTGTATGTTAATTGGGCTGAAGGGATTGCTTACACCAATCTGGCAAAAGTAGTTTTAGAAGATAAGATGGACTATGAGGTTGAAATTACATCGGCCGGAGTAGGACCTGCTTACACAGCCGTAGCCAATGGAGACTCTGATGCCTTTATGGAAACCTGGCTGCCCACGCTACATGCCGACTATGTAGAACAATACAAAGAGGATATTGTTGATTTAGGTACGGTTTACGAAGGAACCCAAAGTGGCCTGGTAGTACCTGCTTACGTTGAGATTAACAAAATATCGGAGTTGAATGCTGTACGTAACCAATTCAATGGTGAAATCACCGGCATTGATGCAGGCGCCGGGATCATGAAAACAACCAATGAAGTAATTGAGGACTATAATCTTGATTACGAATTGATTCAATCAAGCGGACCTGCCATGACCTCAGCTTTAAAGAAAGCTTATGAGAATCAGGAACCGATTGTAGTAACGGGTTGGAAACCTCATTGGATGTTTGGAAGCTTTGACCTGAAGTTTCTTGAACAAGACGAAGACATGATGAAGTGGAAAACAGGCAGTATCCACATCATGGGTCGTAAAAATCTGGAAGAAGACAAACCTGAACTGGCAGCATTTCTTACAAACATGCACTTAACGGATGCTGAACTTGCTGACTTAATGGTTCAAATCAATGAGTCGGATATGTCGGAAGAAGAAGTTGCGAAGGAATGGTTAACCAATAATGAAGATGTGGTTGCTGACTGGATTCCTGAAGATGAAATGCAGGCAGGAATGTAA